Genomic window (Sphingosinicella microcystinivorans):
AGTGGAGCTGAAGTTCTGCAAGTCCGATTTCGAGAAGCGGCACTATGCCCTATTGGCAGTAATGTGCGCTTATGGGGTCGAGCTGCTGCCCGATAACATCGCCGAGTGCCGGGCGAATATGCTTGAGGTTTTTGCCGACTATCTCTGTCTAGCCGAGAAGGACGAGCTATACCGCGCCGCCTCTTATGTCCTATCGCTAAATCTCGT
Coding sequences:
- a CDS encoding DNA methyltransferase — its product is MKLIKSKKRVADHGEVFTPPWLVEKMLDLVKGETERIDARFLEPACGSGNFLVPILQRKLAAVELKFCKSDFEKRHYALLAVMCAYGVELLPDNIAECRANMLEVFADYLCLAEKDELYRAASYVLSLNLVYGW